TTGTTAAACTAGCACCAGTGTGTAAGGAGTACAGCACACAGGAAAACTCCCTTGTATAGTGTCTCAGACATATGGAATGGATCAGGATTATGATAGGATAGCTCAGTTAATTAGCATCCACAGCCTGTATTGACAACTGGTATAGTGGCTTTACAAGGAATAAATCTTAATAATACCACTGTACCACATGTATACTTACAATTCTCTGCAGGAGGACCAGGAACATATTGGGGTGCCTGGCACCTCTCACGAACATACCCTTAGATTCATACATTTCAGATGCTCAGCACCTATCAAGCTGAGGCTCCTAAAGCAAATTATGCAGAAACAGAAAGGTTCTTGCATGTCTTCATATGCTGAAGGATCATGGTGGAAGAATTCACAGAGCCTTTTCTGCTGAGTAAGCAACCTGAGAGTGACAGCTTCATCAGGTCTGTGAGTCAGTACCCTATCCCCAAGTTACCTGTCTAACTATACATACCCAGATTTGAAACCTTGAACCATAATTTCTCTGTATTTCTGATTCTTTATATTCTTGATATTTAATATATCCAGAGTGCTTTGTGTACCCTTTGACTCAAACCCAAGATAGAAATGCACATTATGATGACTGTTCCCTAACAGAAAATGAGCTACAACATTTTTCTAGTTTTAGGCTAATCAGAATCTGTCCCACATTTTAGCCAGGTCTTGGACTACCTTTTTTACTTGCAGGTTGTACTTTCTTTCTCTGAGTCTGTCACCTTTTTCTGTTCTGCAGTTCTATGCTTCAGGGACTTGCTTGAGTGTCCTAAACCAAGAcaggcagagattttttttcctccttctgaATGATATGCTGTAGTTCAAATGAAAATTTAATATAGAGAATTCTGATGTTTTGTGTTGGACAGGAATTCAAGACTAGATGATCACAATGGTTCCCTTTGGCTTTAGAATCTATGCATCTAATTTCTCAATAATTAAACTGTCTGTCATGGTTTACTGCTAAAGTACATCCTTTCATGATATGCTAATTACCAATGACAATGTTATTAAGTATGAGACCTGATGTTGAGTTGCAATGAAATGTCTCAACTAATAACAAACCAGTCTGCAAAGAAGTCAGTTTGTACCCTCCAGGATTCACTGTACTGTGGAGCAGAATAAATTAATATGAGCAATTCCATTAGAGAAACTTGTATCTCTCTAGACTTTAAACACAGTTGAGGAGTGAGTAAAAACAttttctcccccacaccctgtgtgggggaagtggggggggaggggggaagcaattTGGGAGACACCCCCATCAGGCCTTCTGAAACCTCTTTACAGATCTTCCCCCTGCTGTTGCTAATAGTTGAGAGAATAATACGCTTGTTGGCACTTACACATGATAATTACACTGGGAAGCTCCTGCCTGTACATCAGCCCTTTGCTGTTAGATTGCTTGCTGCCTGAGTACCAGGTGCATGGAATAGGAGCCAAATCACAAATGGTCAAACGATCACAAACTGCTCCAtgaccttttcaggctggacataaggaagaacttctttactgtccaagcccccaaggtttgggaTAGattgccgccagaggtggttcaagcacctactctgaacgccttcaaaagacatctgaacgtttatcttgctgggatcctatgatccctgctgacttcctgcccctggggtggggggctggactcgatgatcctccggggtcccttccagcccaaatgtctgtgaaatctatgaaacgaaATACTTCTCCAGCATGTTGTGAACATCAAGGATCATCAGATTTGACAGATCCTTCCAAACAGGTCTTTGGCCTTTCATAAGCGAAAAGGGGGTATCTCACTCCAGTGGGGAGTCAGTGACTTCAGCCTGACTATACCATCTGACCTGATTACACTTTGCCTGTTTGCATATCTAGATTTTGAGGAGGGAGTGGTTACAGAGAACTTCTGTTGCTTAATACAGCTGCAGAAGGTTGTTTCCAGGGGAAAGGCTGCTTTACATCAAGTCTTTCATAGGAGTTCTACAGTGAGCTGGCAAGACAAGGATTAGCCAGCATTTTAGGCATTCTGTTTAAATGTACCCCTCCTTCAGCAAGCACATCTCCCTGTCCCTTCTTGtactggggagagaaagagagctaTATTTATACCTTGTCCAGGATTCTCAGCATGGCAAAAGGTTTAACGGCCCTTTGCATCACAGGAGCTTCACTGTCTGACTTTCTACTGAGTAGGAGAGGAAGAACCAAGTTGGGAGCTAGCCATGTTACCAGCAACAGTGACTTCAGGACTGTATGCACCTGATCTGATCTGCTCTAAGAAACTAAACAGGGCCCAGGCATGGGCCTGTTTAATGTGTAGAAGTGAGACCCCGTGAAATTTTGCATAATATAGACACAAGTTTTCACGAATCACCGGGATGCCTGGGTGGTGAATATATGACTGCAGAAACAGAATGGTGAAGGGTTTCATGTGGTCTGCTTCCTGAGGATCTGACAGATGGGAATAAAAAAGATAGTCTGTTCATGGAAAGTGAGTTCTGAATTTAAAAATCATGGCAAAATGTTGCCATTTGAGATTCACCCACTTTGGAGTTTGAATACAAAGTGATGTaattagttgtgttagtctgaagtcagatagaaggcaaggtagatttgcacctaaagactaaccaaagtatgtatatagcacaagcttttatgAGCTACAGCATTTGATcaagtgatatatatatatgcactgaGCCAGACCAATTGCCGCATTTGGGGTCAGGGattaattttaccccatggtcaaattgttatggactgtgggggtttggCCTCtatagtggggggcatggccctcttttTAGGATTCTATGGGTGTATgttaacaacctttacagcagaAGGATtttggccaccatggtcccccAGCATTACCTGTGACAGACTTGCCGCTGTGGGGCCCCAGTGGAGAGCAGAACAGGGCCGCAGGTGGCTCGTCCCGTGGAGGTGGAGGGCTAGCTCcccgctgctgtgcacactcccaaggggcaggggggacctgcgccccccagatttgtgcacaggacaCACACAGGCTGCACACTCAGACTCCcaccctgcctctttcccccagggcctccacagcccagcacatATGACCCGgcgtggcagggaacagcagagccttgcagggatctccttgccactgtgagctccatGCTACCCCAACAATGCAACCCCTGCACGATCCACTGCTTTGAGGGACACAAACCCACACTGCTACTTTCACTGCAGCCCTGCGCACAAGAATTACATCTCCAAGGCAGTGAAGATCTCGCAGCAGTGAGCAACTtctctgtgcagctctgctgttccctgccatgcaaggtcacacctgctgggctgcagagaccccGGGGGAGGAAAATGGCGGGAGCCCGAGCTTGCAGCCTGCACATGCTCCGCATACAGATATGGAGGTGcgagtcccccctgccccccgggaTTGcgcacagtggcaaggagctgccCTCACACCTGAGCttacagcaggcagcaggggggagtaggcagggagctgcagacccaggtccaaagccctggcagctgggggcctcccctggcagagctgggggatcAGGGGCTCCAGGTGGCAGGTCAGGGGCAAAgatatgggtggggagtgaggggcaccagcagggccaggggggctgtggaGGGCCTTTAATTCTAataacagatttgggggggtttattagagaatttgtcattttttattggagaatttgctattttttatcagggaaaaccaggatccctgtttatcatagaatcataaaatagtGGGAGTAGAAGAGAcgtgtaagatcatcaagtccggtcccatgccatgggcaggaggtagcGCGGCTCATACGAGCAaaatgaggtgcttgtccagcctcctcttggatacctccagctgtggcctcaccagtgctgaatagagggggaggagcacctctttGGATCCATTAGCAATGcatcggctgatgcacaccagagttctactTGCCCTGCTAGCGACTTCATCGCACTCttgactcatattcatcctcCAGTCAATTGtcaccccaaggtccctttcagacgCAGTGTCAGCCAAGGGACCACCACTCATTGTATAGTTATGATGAgagttcttcctacccagatgcaGGACCCAgaacttgtccctattgaacctcatctgattgcattgagcccataggaccagcctgtcaaggtcattctgaatccttaCCCTGTCCAcagatgtgcccacatttcctcaCAGCTTGGAgttatctgcaaacttaatcattgtgctttccactcccttatccaagtcattgataaagatgttaaagaacaTATATCATCATTCTTAATATCATTTCAATctgcacagtttagactaacctgcaaagattgaatcaattcagccttgggctttttgactttctgtacttagccttaatatACTAGAAATTCCTGAGTTTTAACTTCATCCTGCCATGGGGGTTCTTTGTGGTTTGGGAAAGTTGCttaactttcattttctttctcctcATTTGTAAAACAGGGATTATATTATTGGCTCACTTCACTAGGGTGTTCTAACTCTAATGGAGTTACTAGCTTATTATTGACAAGAAATAACAGAGAGATTTGTGGAAGAAAGCTGCAAAAggttggctgctggcagggtagAGTGGCATGAAGGGTTAGAGAAGAAATACAGAACTGTGAAGACTGTGAAGAACCTTGAAAGTTGAGGGCAAGAAGATTGAAATTATAATAGTGAAAATAGTAGCCAAAAGGGAAGTATTTGCTATGCGTGTATATACATGAGTGCATAGCATTGAGGGACTTGTTCTGTGCACTTCTTTAAGGTCTACATTTTTCTAAGGATCTTCTTCAGAATAAATTGTCAGTTCAGAAAGAGTCAAAAAACAGAATTTCAGTACCATACAGAACTTTGAGATTTCTAAATGACTCATCAGGGCAAAAACAATCTTTCATGGAATAGAAATTCTGAAGATGTCAATACTGAAATATTGAAACAGCCTTCCTGAAATAGAATATAAGTCCAAGCAAAGTGAAAGAGTTGAAATGGGATGAAATAAGAAAATCACTGTGAAATACACCATTTGATTTGGAATagttaaaaaatgttttcaaacaaACCTTTTGTTGAAATAGAAACATTCCCACCAAAATATCAGGGTTGATGAAATGGCATTTTTCTGACAGAAAACTGATCTAGCTGAACTTTTTTGACCAGCTGTACTGAGGCCAGCCTCTATTTGGATGTGTGGTTTTTCCACAAGCTCCGTGTCTGTTTCAACAGATAAAGTGTCCTTCAGTTCCTGATCTAAGCTGTTATGTTGTTATATATAGTTATCCCACCATGCAGCATAACTGTTTCACTGACCATGCTTTTATGATTGCCAGGCTGAGGCAGAAGAAATCACAGGTAGCTGAGAGAAGCAAGTGTGGGAGAGGGAGAATAGAGAAGAATGAGCATGAGAACAACCCTGTTTAGGTCTGGCTACTAACTAGTAAGTTAGTATTCAAATAAAATCATAGGTTTTAGAGATTGTAATCAATTTTAGGTTATAGCTCCGCAACAAAAAAGATCCTGTAATAGGTAGCCAACATGTACTGCCATCATAAGCGAACCATATTCTGTTCCAAGCACCCAACTATTTAAATTTATAGGCCATCTGTTGCATGTGTTATATTAGTTCAGCATTCTCATCAGTATTGGAAAGAGCTCAGCTCAGTCAAGTTACTGTCTTTCTAGGTCTCTTGAACCAGCCAAACCTCAAGCTGCTACTAGTGTAGAGGCAGGCAAAGAATTCCTCCTTGCCCAAGGCCTGAGAGAACGAGACACAACACTGGTGGGGTTTTGATGTTTTATGACCAATTTGGGGTGTAAAAGCCAGCAGTGGAGTAATATAAAATGGCTTCCTGTTATCCTTGGATCTGGGTCATAGGGCTTTTTTCAAAGTTGTACTAGCAGGTTTGTTTCTCTTTTAGCAAGCTGCAGTATTATTGCTAGTACTGCAAAGGCTGTAGAGACTTTAGCAAGCAGTAGCAATAAGCAAATGCTTCATAACAATTGATCAGATGCCATTACCATACTCCTTCAAACATAAGGCATCATTAAGACTCACCTTCATTTTTAGACTTTACATTTAAGATGATAATAAAACATCAAATAAGTATAGTTGCCTTATATAATGGTCCAGGGATTAAGAAAGAAACAGGCTTTTTTGGTACTAGCTTGGGATGTATCTGCTTTTTTTCCCAGACTTAATTTTTCCCCAGATTGTTTCACACTAAAATAGAGTACAGAAGAGTTGCATTCTTATGTGTTTAATGACAGGTCTGACATTGCTCCTATTGCAGGAGGGCTTCTAGAACTTCCAAGGACTTCCATGTCCTTTTGTGGTGTCTTGCATGATGGACTTGTTTGTGTGGTTGTtaggtttttttgggtttttttttgggggggggggggggttctttttttcttttcacaatgAAGATGGAGACAAAGGTGGTTTGAAGGCATTGAGCATGTGAACAGGAACACGGGagtctattttctttttctccaataGTAGTATGTAGCACAGACACGTACATACCCTGTGATGAGAATACAAGAGGGGACATTTAAATATTTGTGGATTATTAGTAAATGATATGTAAGAAGACAAAGTGTATGTTTGGCCTTCATCCAAAGTAGAAAAATGAACTCTCTCAAATCATTCATTTGCAGACAGCTTCCTCTGAAATTATTTGATATATCAAATTCATTCTTAAATGTCTAAAAATAACATGGAGCCACTCAGTGCCATGCCATAGTGAAGACTAAGGCCTATTTTGCCCTTAAAGCAGGAATTCAGCCTATTTATTTTGCAAACCCAGGTACAGCATGTCCTCCTCAAACTTACAACACCATAAACAGAATAAATCCTATATCACTCTTAAGAGTATAAAAATCACCAAAAATCACTCTTAAGAGTATAAAAGCTGATCTCCAAATTAGCTCTAATAGGCGCCTATGAGTCTTAACAGAATAGTGTGACATATCAAACTTTATATATACTTAATTGAATTCTCATTCATAGGCTATATTTGAGGAAATTAGGTTGCAGTTAAGCTTTAGTTGTTCCCACTATGTAAGGAAACAGGCTGTTATGTGACAGGCTTAAGTTTCAGACATCATACATAATTCATTGGATCACTGCATTTTCTTAGGGCTACTTAACTCTGTGTTCTAAAAATAAGCTaaaacacagtgggcatgtctacttgtgatgctatgtcactgtagcaatgcactagaGCGACATAGCATCCATGGGCAAAACCTGCAACACCACATCTATGATGCCATAGCAACGTGCTCCCCATTATATCATGTTGCAATGGTGATATAGTACCTAAAACAGCACACATGGCTCCTTACCAGTTGTTACGGTGccgtcttttagtacttccaaaaggcagtactaaatgacagcacagtaacaacagtgccattGTAACAACAGTGTTGAAAACCAAAATAGTTAACTACACAGTGAGAagaaggaaaggctgctgggagcATTCATAGGAACTGAGCTTGAAGTCCCCAAAGAATCATCCCAAAATGCAGTGGGGACTCCTATGTTACTGCTCGCCTTGCAGTGCATTAGATGGAAGCCATCAGTTTTCCTCATCTTAGTCCAGTATGAGTGTGCATCACCACATTTAGGGATGAGTTATACCACacagcagagctttccaaactgtgtgccgcgacacattagtgtgtcggtggcagtgtgtaggtgtgtcgcgcgaaatgcagaaaattttgcggaagggcaccgcggagctcccttacttgcatctgcttcccttggcccctcccccagaACTTCCTAAAGCAGCTAATGTTAAAGCAGCTAAGCCTTAGCAGCTAAGGCTTAGCTGCTTTAACATTAGCTGCTTTAGGATCATGTGGCATCTTGACATAGGACGCACGTGATTGGCGGTGTCAGAGCGGTACGGTGAGGAGTGTGAAGAATTCGGAATTCTCGTTGGAGACTTCTTTAACGGAGCAATTAACGGAGCAATTAGTTGCGAGTTACACCACCCCCAACTCTCAGCTGTGCTGAGCGGAGGAGTCCCCCGGAGGTCCTGGACTGGGACTGCACCGAGCGGGCCGTCCGCCATCTTGGCCAATCGGAACGGAGCTCAGTGGAGGCCAGAAGCCTCGGAATCAGCGTGCTCCCAATCACCCGTGCAAGCGCAGCTGCAGGCTGTCACCCAGTcaacccacctgctgctggctgAAGGTAGGCCACCCTCCCAAACCCAATGTGGCAAACAGCAAGCCACTCACCACGTGGCACTTATAATTTGATTtctgccatttatttttatttttattctgctgTAATTGTGGATTGACCACCCACCGGCAGTGTACCACCAGAGAGTGCTGGAACTGGACTCTGGACATAGGCATTGCAAATATTTGCAGCAATATAGCCTTGTAGTGAGACATATATATTTACACCATTTTTATTGGACTTTTGCTTCTCTACTTCATGTGTTTTTGCAGCTGAGCTCCTACCTGGACCTATGTGTCCTAATATGTATTGTAAATACTTTAgttaattttgtttatttttcacattttctccTGGTCCTGATTCCTATCTTTATCTCACTTTATCACTGTGGGAGTGGAGCGCAGATGCTGttattttcataagaaaaaacagagaaagataaGCGCTAAAAACAGTCCTGTTATTTTCATATTTAGTTAATGCTAAAACCTAAAAATAAATTCGCATAGATTTATTCATTAAATTGCAGTTGAATTACCCATAAAATGGATAAGTTTctaattaagaaaagaaaagttgGTGAAGATGACGTTTGCGATGAACAAAATGTAGCCGCTATAGAGGAAACTACGCAAGAATCAACTGTTGAACGGTCTGTATTAGTACGTaagaagtgtaaaggaaaaattTCCAAGCCTCGTTTATACAATAAAGATTATATGAAACTGGGGTTCACATTTTCTGGTAATGAAAACAATCCTTGTCCTCGGTGTTTAGTTTGTGGGGATATACTTGCAAATGAAAGTTTGGTACCAAATAAATTAAAGCGTCATTTTACCTCAAAATACAGTCATTTGTCAGAAAAACCAGTAGAATACTTTACTGAGCTTTCAAAATCTATAAAGAAGCAGTCTGCATCATTCACAAAGAGAATGAAGACAACAGAGAAAGCTCAAAAGGCAAGTTACTTGGTTGCTCAAATAATTGCCAAAAACAAGGACCCACACACTATTGCCGAAACCACCATAAAGGAATCTTGCTGTGCTATTGTTCGAACAATGTTTGGGCCTGAATTTGAGATAGAAGTTAATAAAATCCCTTTGGCAGATAACACGATTGGAAGACGTATTCAAGACATGTCTGATGACATTAAGCAGCAAATGAAGGATATTTTTCAAGACAATAATATGATCTTTACATTGCAATTAGACGAAGCAACAGATGTCAGTGGGTTAGCACAATTATTGGTTTTTATACGTTTCATTCATACTGACAGAATTATTGAGCAATTCTTGTATTGTCTAGAACTTCCAATGAGAACTAGAGGTGAAGATATATTTAAAACTTTAGATTGCTTCATGATGGAAAATAATTTGCAATGGTTAAATTGTGTAGGAATATGCACAGATGGCGCACCCTCAATGGTTGGTTCAACAAAAGGTTTTATAGCTTTAGcaaagaaagagaatgaaaataTTATAATTACTCATTGCTTTTTACATCGCGAAGCACGAGTCGCGCAAACCATTGGAAATGAATTAAGAAAAGTTTTGGACAAAGTGGTTCAAATGGTCAATTACATTAAAAGTAGACCTCTTCAATCAAAATTATTTGCTCATATTTGTGAAGAAATGGGGGCAAGGTTTAAAAAGCTTCTACTACACACAGAAGTTCATTGGCTCTCAAGAGGTCGAGTGCTTTGTCGTGTATACGAATTGAGGGAAATGATGCTTAAACTTTTTGTGGAAAATCAGCAAAATGAATTCTGCAATCTAATTCAAAACAAACTTTGGTGCACAAAATTGGCATATCTTGCTGACATATTTGaacatttgaataaaataaacaccagtatgcaaggaaaaggagaaaatatcTTAACAGCGGTAGATAAAATTTGTGCTATGAGAGACAAAATAGCAATTTGGAAAAGGAAAGTGAAAGaaggaaattttgaaatgttttccaaAACTGCTGAGTGCGAGCTAAAATGTGATATCAGCTCGCTAATTGTTGACCATTTAACATTGCTCGGAGAGAAAGTTCAGCATGACTTCCCAAATGTTGAAATTCAAGACTGTGATTGGATCAGAAATCCATTTCTTCCAACTGCAACAAGGAACTTTTCACTTATTGAAGAAGAAGAATTAGCTGACATAAAAAATGATCGAAATCTGTTAATGTTCTATGAAGAGGGTGACTTAGACAGCTTTTGGATTTGCATTTCAAAAATGCATCCAAACATAGCTAAAAAAGCGTTAAAAATTCTTCTGCAGTTTTCTACTACATACATTTGTAAAGTATCCTTTGCAACGATGGCAAACTTAAAGACACTCAAACGTGGAAGCTTAAAAATGCTTGATGACGAAATGCGAGTGTCTTTATCTAATATTCCACCAAATATTCAGAAACTGTGTTCATCCCATCAACCTCATACATCCCATTAAAATGGTAAGTAGTTATTGGTGTTATTCaactttttttaattcttgcaCATACTTACATACTGTTACTCATAAATGACAACAATGTATGTTATTATCTTACaaatcatatatttttaaaaatataaatgaaaggtTTTCATGAGATATGTTGTGTCCCCATACATTTCGTTATTACAATTTATGTATGTGTCCGTATCCCTTATAACGGGTTAGTTTAACCTCCGGCTTGCTAGtaaaactgaattactgtgtcgcgaaatgatgcatgtctaaaaagtgtgtcaccaacatgaaaagtttggagaGCTCTGCCCTACAGGCAAGTACTACAGTGATTTCTAGGAGGGGAAGATGGGTCTTATTTGCAACTCGCAATCCTAATATCTATTTTTTCATATAATATCCTGTCCGGTAATATTAGTAGGCCTTTAGCCATTACCTCTCTTCCTTCCCAGTGGCTTGTTATAGTACTTCCTGTTTCTCCTGTTCCTTCTGCTTGGAGGAGTTCtcctctggctcctgctgcagccacagtgatggTAGCACTGGCCTCTATGTCTTGCCATCTTCTTGTGAATTTAGTTGCTCAAAGTTCCCAAAACAAGGACACCATCTCTTGGCTGAGCCAAGCCAACCTGTTTCTCTGATGGTATCTGTGAGCTTGTGAAGTGAACTGGAGTTGCAATGTCTATTTAAAGGGACTCATCATATGACCACATACAGAAGGTCCCTTTTGTTGCCAGGAAAAATGGCCATATGGGGCAATGCCCAAATAAGGTAATGAAAGAGAGAATTTTTTAGGATGGGATGCCCTAATGACTCTCAATATTATTCCTGTGGTAGTTGTTGTTGGTAGCTAGACCCAGGTTGGGGTATTATCAGTGTTGCTTTCTCCCTTGTTTCTTTAAACTCTTTCTGCTCTCtcatcatctctcctttttaccATTACAGGCCTATAATAAATGTAAAAAACCTCCtttagaaaaatattaatatGAAGGTCATAGACTACTGTTACATTGCAACCAATATCGTACCAACAGGCTTCTCAATATTTTGGGCATGGTGTTTGGAACTGCTCTGCAATTTGTTTTAAAAGATAATCTAAAATTCCATAGGCACATTATACAAAAGCAGATCATGTAGTTAATGAGGCAACATCTCCCTAGTTGACAGTTTGGGACTAGCTTGAGACACACAAGACCTGGACTCTACCTTTGGCTCTGCTGGTGACTTGTAACCTCCTTGAGCAATATCAGTTTTGTGCGTCATTTTtactatctgtaaaatggggataatccTGCAGACCTCCATTATATAATGCTTTTGAGATCTCTGCTTCCTCTAAAGACAATGATGctagggtttttttattgttgacTGGTAGTATTTCAAATCtgcttttcctttcctcaggactGATGTCAAACTACAAGTAGGATATCATTTCCTAAATAATCCCATTTACTCTTGGGTTTAAATATTCATGCCTAGAATATACCCTCTTCCCCCCAGACAACCACTTTCTCCTTCCTAGTTACCCTTGCCTCTTACTTCTGCCTAATTCCCTTTACTGAATTAgttaattcaaaacaaaatggagtATGATACTAAGCAGAGATCCTAGGCCCAAGGGGTCAGCATAAAATGCTACCCGAAGAGTAGATACCTATGGCATTATATTTAGATGGCCTTTGTGTCATAATTCCCCCTTTACTCTGCCAGTAGTATTATGCAGTTGGCTTATGTCAGAATCAAGTTAGGATTTTCTTCATGTCAGCTCGGTCACTGTAAACAGTGAACAAGAGAGATGGAGTTAGGGCTCTGTATATTCCCACTTTCCACCTACTATGAATCATTATGAAGTACACAGTGCACAGTTATGTACAACCAGACCCAAGCATTTGACTTAAGTGGACATGTGTAAGGTATTTGACTTATTCGTTCCTTAACATACAACTAATCAAATATCTTACAAAATAAATTATGTCAACACACTTTTATCAACAAAAGATTTTTCTATAAAACCATATTCACAGACATTGTGCAAGTAGTTTTCAGATTTATACTGACTATAGTCCATATTCATTTTTCAATAATTTTTCTCATGATTGATGGCAGACTAACCTACATACAGTTATTCAGACATGCCATGCgttcctttttttaatgataGGCTTTTTTTTCTAAGGCCTCTGAAATGTCTCCTGTTTTCCAAGATTTGTCAAAAAGCAACATTAATGGTCCATAAAGCTCCTCAGGCATGTTTTTATATTCTTGGGCACTTATAAATGAGCAGCCATCAGAGcagaattacagcacattggagcaggctcaattaatcagcgtccccatgcttaaaaatggtagtgggggtgctttatctaaagcttgttttgatgagctttagctaaCGTGAGTGAAAATTCAGCAAACTTTAAAATGTTCAATAATTGATGTTTAATAAAGCCTGTAGTTACTGGTGGCCTAAAATGTGTTTCATAATCTCTGGA
This genomic window from Alligator mississippiensis isolate rAllMis1 chromosome 2, rAllMis1, whole genome shotgun sequence contains:
- the LOC132248272 gene encoding zinc finger BED domain-containing protein 5-like → MDKFLIKKRKVGEDDVCDEQNVAAIEETTQESTVERSVLVRKKCKGKISKPRLYNKDYMKLGFTFSGNENNPCPRCLVCGDILANESLVPNKLKRHFTSKYSHLSEKPVEYFTELSKSIKKQSASFTKRMKTTEKAQKASYLVAQIIAKNKDPHTIAETTIKESCCAIVRTMFGPEFEIEVNKIPLADNTIGRRIQDMSDDIKQQMKDIFQDNNMIFTLQLDEATDVSGLAQLLVFIRFIHTDRIIEQFLYCLELPMRTRGEDIFKTLDCFMMENNLQWLNCVGICTDGAPSMVGSTKGFIALAKKENENIIITHCFLHREARVAQTIGNELRKVLDKVVQMVNYIKSRPLQSKLFAHICEEMGARFKKLLLHTEVHWLSRGRVLCRVYELREMMLKLFVENQQNEFCNLIQNKLWCTKLAYLADIFEHLNKINTSMQGKGENILTAVDKICAMRDKIAIWKRKVKEGNFEMFSKTAECELKCDISSLIVDHLTLLGEKVQHDFPNVEIQDCDWIRNPFLPTATRNFSLIEEEELADIKNDRNLLMFYEEGDLDSFWICISKMHPNIAKKALKILLQFSTTYICKVSFATMANLKTLKRGSLKMLDDEMRVSLSNIPPNIQKLCSSHQPHTSH